GGATCCGTTCCTATTTTTCGTTCCGAAAAATGGGAACGGTTGCTTGATCAGGGAGCTGGTATTGCGAGCGCCCTTTTTTCCGTCATTGCGAGCGAAGCGAAGCAATCTCATGAGATCACTTCGGCGTGCGATAGCACGCCTCGTGATGACGGTGTAGCTGGGATCGCGCGGGCGTACAAGTTGCCTCGTGATGGGCGAAGGGCTGAAGGAGCTCCCATTTTTGTCATTCTGAGGGAACTTCTTTTTTGTCATTCTGAGGGAACTTCTTTTTTGTCATTCTGAGGGAACTTCTTTTTTGTCATTCTGAGGGAGCGATTTTCTTTTGTCATTCTGAGGGAGCGCGAGCGACCGAAGAATCCACAGGTCGATTAATGGATCCTTCGCCTGGCCCTTCGCTTCGCTCAGGGCTTCGGCTCAGGATGACAGAAAGAGGAAAGGAAGCTTCATTTTTTCATATGTTCGTAAAAAACCTTGTTAAGTTCTAACACCGCGTCAAAGGCGTTAAGCCCTGGACGGGCAAATTCTTTTTCGTCAACTTTTACCACTACGCTTTTTAAGGCCCTGAAATAAGGCCTTTCTTTGGGCGGTGTGGGTCTGCGGTTCATCGGGCCTACCTGGTAGATATAAAAATCAGGGGCAAGGCTTAGGACCTTTTCTGGAGAGATCTGCACGTGTTTTTTGGGGACTTTGACGAGGTTTCGCCCACCAGCATGCCAAATGATATCGGAAACAATGCTCTTTTCACCGGCTACTTTCAGCGGCACACTCATGACCTCATAAACCACCCCTGGCCGACGAGGAAGGGGCCTTACCTGGCGGAGTTTTTCGCTTAACTTGCCTGCCAGGGCCTTAGCCTCTTTTTCGCGGCCAAGGAGATGCCCAAGTCTTTCAATAGAGGCCAGAATTTCTTCCAGGCTTCGTGGATCATAGCGAAACACCCTGGCCTTAAACCTTCTTGCGGCCTCGTAAGGGAAAGCCCGCTTTGAGCCGCAAATAATGAAATCAGGCTTAAGGGCCTTTATGAGCTCAAGGTTAGGCCGCAGGTGTGAGCCAACTCGTATGGCCTGTGGGAATTCGTGGTCCGTGCGCGTAACCCCTACCACGTGCGCCTCAGGCACTCCTAAAGCCTTAACAATCGGGCTTGCCGCCGCATAAAGAATCACAATCCTTTCCACACAAAAGGCCTCTGTCGGTAATAAAGCCAATAAAATCAAGGCAAACAGGGCTTTTTTCATGTCAAACCTCCGTAGAGACCAGCACATTACCCTGTTTTTTGAAAAATTTGACCCTGACCTCTAACACCTGAGACAGAATTTTTTCGTCAATCTCGGCCACAGGCCCCTTAAAAGAAAGCCTCCCCTCCTTAAAGAGCAACAGGTAATCGGCGTATTTAAGGGCCATGGCAAGGTCGTGGAGCACCATAAGGCAAAGGGCCTTTTCTTTCTGGAGATAAGCCCTTATCGAACGCAAGATGGCGTGCTGGTGTTTTAGATCCACCCCGTTTAGAGGCTCATCAAGCAGGAGCACCCTTGCGCCCCTTACCATGGCGCGCGCAAGAAGCGTGCGCTGTTTTTCTCCGCCAGAAAGCGAGGTAAAAAGCCTTTTTTTAAGGGGCAAAAGCTCAAATTCCCTTAGCCAGAAATCCACCAGGGCCTGGTCTTCCTGGCGGTATGAACCCTGTTTAAGCCTTGGGAAACGCCCGGTAAGCACCACGTAGCCAACCTCAAAGGGAAGCCCAAGACGGCTTTCCTGGGGAAGATAGGCAATGAGCCCGTAGCGCTCTTTCTCGTTAAGCTCACTAAAATCACGGCCGCAGAGAAAATAGGCACCTTTGTAGCTTCTTAGCCCGGCAAGGGCAGTAAGAAAGGTAGATTTGCCACTTCCATTTGGCCCCAAAATGGCGGTAAGGCTCCCGGCCCCAAGGCAAAGCTCAGGGACCTTCACCCTGAAGTCTCCGGCTGAGGTTTCAAAACTCTCAAGCTTAATCAAGCACATAAAGCTCCCTTTTGCGCTTAAGAAGCAGGTAAAGAAAAAAAACACCCCCAAGGAGCGAGGTGAAAACGCCCACGGGTAGTTCTTCACCCCCAGCAAGCACCACCCGGGAAAGCAGGTCGGTATTTATCATGAAAACCGCTCCCAGAAGACAGGAAAAGACAAGGAGTTTTTTAGCCTGGTAAAGACCAAGGAGCCTTAAGACATGGGGTACGATAAGGCCTACAAAGCCGATAATGCCTGCAAAAGACACACTTACCGCGGTAAGGAGCGCCCCTAGGAACAAAAGCTCTTTGCGCAGGCGGTCTATGTTAAGGCCGCTTGTGCGGGCGGTCTCGTCGTCAAAGGCCATGAGGTCAAGGGCAAGGCTTCTTGGCCAGATTAACAAAAGGCTCACCAGGACCACGCCCTCTAGGATGGCAACCTTTTCCCAGGAGGCGTTTTGAAAGCCACCCATAAGCCAAAACACGATAGAAGCCACGGCGTCTTCACTCAAAAACTTAAGAAAGCTAATGGCAGCCGAGGAAAAGGTGCTTACCACAATGCCGGCCAAGATCATGGATACGGGAAGAAGCCTTCCCCGAATAGAGGCCACCCGAAACACCACCAAAAGCCCGAGGAGGGCGGCCAAAAGGGCTGCTGGGAGCATAAGGGCGGCTGCCCCCACAAAAAGGGCAAGCACGGCCCCAAGAGCAGAAGAAGCCGCCGCCCCGGTGGTAAAGGCATCAGCCAGGGGGTTTTGCATGACGTACTGGAAAAAGAGCCCGGAGACCGAAAGTGACACCCCCACCAGGGCCGCCAGAAGCACCCTCGGGACCCTTACCTCCCAGAAAATTTTCCTGGCCACCCCTTTAAGGGGCCAGGCAAGCTCAACTGCCCCAAAACGCAGACCAAGTGCCAGCGAAAGCAAAAGAAGCACCATGAGCAGGATAAAAAGTGAGCCTTCACGCAAATTCTTGCTCCTCTAAGAGGCTTCATTTAAACTTGTGCCCATGCCCCAGGCCCTTTTCTGGATAACAAACGCCAGTATAAAGTCCCTTTTCTTGCCTTTAAAGGGGCCTATCCAGGTGATAACCCCGAAAGAACTCCCCAAAGCCCTTAAAAATAACCCCTTTAGCAGCATCTATCTCTGGGTTGATGACCCTGAACTTGCTCAAAAAACAAAAGACCTGGCCGCCCAATTCCCGGAAAAAGAGATAACGTTCCTTGAGACGCAAGAGGAGGCCTTATCCCTTGGCCTTTCGTTACTTGCCGATGGCCTTGCGCCTGAAGACATAGAACGCTTAAGCTTTGAGATAATCGGAAACCTTATGCCCTCTGTCCCTAAAGACCTTTTACTTCTTCCGGTGCTAAAAAGGGTAATCCACGCCACAGGAGATCCTTCTTTTGGCCGCACCCTTTGTTTTTCAAGCAATGCCCTGAGTTTTGGCATGGAGGCCCTTAAGGCAGGCAAACACATCCTGGTGGACGTAGAGATGCTCAGTGCCGGGGTAAACAAGAAAAGGCTTTCTGCCCTTGGGGGCAAAGTGCTTTGCGGGCTCTCAGAGGTAAAAAGCCCTCTTCCCGGAAAAACCCGCACCGAGACCGCTATCGAGACCATGCTGGCAAAGCACCCGGACAT
The DNA window shown above is from Thermodesulfatator atlanticus DSM 21156 and carries:
- a CDS encoding ABC transporter ATP-binding protein; amino-acid sequence: MCLIKLESFETSAGDFRVKVPELCLGAGSLTAILGPNGSGKSTFLTALAGLRSYKGAYFLCGRDFSELNEKERYGLIAYLPQESRLGLPFEVGYVVLTGRFPRLKQGSYRQEDQALVDFWLREFELLPLKKRLFTSLSGGEKQRTLLARAMVRGARVLLLDEPLNGVDLKHQHAILRSIRAYLQKEKALCLMVLHDLAMALKYADYLLLFKEGRLSFKGPVAEIDEKILSQVLEVRVKFFKKQGNVLVSTEV
- a CDS encoding FecCD family ABC transporter permease, giving the protein MREGSLFILLMVLLLLSLALGLRFGAVELAWPLKGVARKIFWEVRVPRVLLAALVGVSLSVSGLFFQYVMQNPLADAFTTGAAASSALGAVLALFVGAAALMLPAALLAALLGLLVVFRVASIRGRLLPVSMILAGIVVSTFSSAAISFLKFLSEDAVASIVFWLMGGFQNASWEKVAILEGVVLVSLLLIWPRSLALDLMAFDDETARTSGLNIDRLRKELLFLGALLTAVSVSFAGIIGFVGLIVPHVLRLLGLYQAKKLLVFSCLLGAVFMINTDLLSRVVLAGGEELPVGVFTSLLGGVFFLYLLLKRKRELYVLD
- a CDS encoding ABC transporter substrate-binding protein; this translates as MKKALFALILLALLPTEAFCVERIVILYAAASPIVKALGVPEAHVVGVTRTDHEFPQAIRVGSHLRPNLELIKALKPDFIICGSKRAFPYEAARRFKARVFRYDPRSLEEILASIERLGHLLGREKEAKALAGKLSEKLRQVRPLPRRPGVVYEVMSVPLKVAGEKSIVSDIIWHAGGRNLVKVPKKHVQISPEKVLSLAPDFYIYQVGPMNRRPTPPKERPYFRALKSVVVKVDEKEFARPGLNAFDAVLELNKVFYEHMKK
- a CDS encoding precorrin-8X methylmutase, giving the protein MPQALFWITNASIKSLFLPLKGPIQVITPKELPKALKNNPFSSIYLWVDDPELAQKTKDLAAQFPEKEITFLETQEEALSLGLSLLADGLAPEDIERLSFEIIGNLMPSVPKDLLLLPVLKRVIHATGDPSFGRTLCFSSNALSFGMEALKAGKHILVDVEMLSAGVNKKRLSALGGKVLCGLSEVKSPLPGKTRTETAIETMLAKHPDIGIVAVGNAPTALLATLRFLRKNPRELLIVGLPVGFVKAAEAKLLLRLHKGPYITNFGPRGGTPAACAILNALIGLAHEKEA